In Primulina huaijiensis isolate GDHJ02 chromosome 6, ASM1229523v2, whole genome shotgun sequence, a single window of DNA contains:
- the LOC140978796 gene encoding potassium channel AKT1-like: MKHMFGKKPVLNGSMCGMREIDDEIELVSKDEKYSDAISRGILPSLGAHSNRKVKLRRFIVSPFDPRYRAWDSYLVLLVFYTAWVSPFEFGFIRRPRGLLAITDNIVNSFFFIDIVLTFFVAYLDKETFLLIDDQKLIALRYSRTWLVFDVISTIPSELARKILPSTTETYGYFSMLRLWRLRRVSAMFKRLEKDKNYNYFMIRILKLTWVTVFAVHFAGCIFYFIADRYHDPQKTWIALFMENFHESPIWDRYVMSIYWSIVTVTTTGYGDFHPVNKDEMIFDIFFMLFNLGLTAYIIGNMTNLIVQSTFRTRKFRETINAASGFAKRNQLPPRLQDQMLAHLSLRFRTDSEGLQQQETMDALPKALRSSISHFLFYSLVDKVYLFNGVSSDLLFQLVTEMKAEYYPPREDIILQNEAPTDLYILVSGAVDLITHTNRTEQEVGELKTGDVCGEIGVLSCRPQLFTVRTKRLSQLLRLSRNALLNILQANVADGTIIMNNVLQNLKERQDPLMQSILIDTEHMLAHGRMDMPLSLCFAAARGDDLLLQHLLRRGMDPNELDNNGLSALHIAASKGSLECVLLLLDYGADPNRRDSEGNVPLWDAILGKHESVIKLLVDNGATLTSGDVAHFACYAVEQNNIQLLNEIIKFGGDVTLLNSLGTTALHTAISEENVEVVKFLMEKGVDIDKPDVHGWTPRALADYQGHEEIKAFFQTKKEPENQNTQQKNGSFPSQSRDVPYLKKHSSEPSMPPLNPEEITSYSRYVRFSNSFARRRATTFQNSLAGIITAGSRQNEEANLMFQPRVNVAPPQHQARVVVSYPQRGDSAGMLILLPKSMDELLDFGYQKFGIRPNKITMKDGALVEDLAVIRDGDHLVLASSNIVVKF, from the exons ATGAAGCACATGTTTGGCAAAAAGCCAGTATTAAATGGCTCCATGTGTGGAATGAGAGAGATAGATGATGAAATCGAATTAGTCTCGAAAGATGAGAAATATTCTGATGCCATTTCGAGGGGCATTCTTCCTTCTCTCGGCGCTCACAGCAATCGCAAGGTCAAGCTTCGTCGCTTCATTGTCTCCCCTTTCGATCCTCGTTACAG AGCTTGGGACTCCTATCTAGTGCTATTGGTCTTCTACACAGCATGGGTGTCCCCGTTTGAATTTGGTTTCATTAGAAGACCTAGAGGGCTTCTCGCCATTACAGACAACATCGTAAACTCATTTTTCTTCATCGACATTGTCCTTACATTCTTTGTCGCCTACCTCGACAAAGAAACATTTCTTTTAATCGACGACCAAAAGCTAATTGCCTTGAGATACTCAAGAACTTGGCTGGTGTTTGATGTGATCTCCACTATACCTTCTGAACTTGCTCGGAAAATTTTACCCTCTACGACGGAAACATATGGATACTTTAGTATGCTTCGCCTCTGGCGTCTCAGACGAGTCAGTGCAATGTTCAAGAG ATTGGAGAAAGACAAAAACTACAACTATTTCATGATTCGAATCTTGAAGCTTACTTGG GTCACTGTTTTTGCGGTTCATTTCGCCGGTTGCATCTTCTATTTTATTGCTGATAGGTACCATGATCCACAGAAGACTTGGATTGCACTTTTCATGGAAAATTTTCACGAATCCCCGATATGGGATCGCTATGTTATGTCTATATACTGGTCTATAGTTACCGTCACAACTACAGGCTATGGCGATTTTCATCCCGTGAACAAGGATGAAATGATATTCGACATTTTTTTTATGCTATTCAATCTTGGGTTGACTGCCTATATCATTGGAAACATGACCAATTTGATCGTTCAATCAACCTTCAGAACCAGAAAATTC AGAGAAACTATAAATGCAGCCTCAGGATTTGCGAAAAGGAACCAACTGCCTCCTCGACTGCAAGATCAGATGCTTGCTCACTTGAGCCTCAGGTTCAGAACTGATTCAGAAGGGCTGCAGCAGCAAGAGACTATGGATGCTCTCCCAAAAGCTCTTCGTTCGAGTATATCACATTTTCTGTTTTACAGTCTTGTCGATAAAGTGTACTTGTTCAATGGGGTATCGAGCGACCTGCTCTTTCAACTG GTCACGGAGATGAAGGCCGAATATTATCCGCCTAGGGAAGATATAATTTTGCAAAATGAAGCTCCTACTGATCTATATATTCTGGTTAGCGGCGCAGTG GATCTTATTACGCATACAAATAGAACAGAACAG GAAGTTGGGGAGTTGAAGACTGGAGATGTATGCGGTGAAATTGGTGTTCTTAGCTGTAGGCCGCAACTTTTTACTGTTCGTACGAAACGATTGAGCCAGCTTCTGCGGTTGAGTCGTAACGCACTTTTGAACATTCTTCAAGCTAATGTTGCAGATGGGACAATAATCATGAACAATGTACTTCAG AATCTGAAAGAAAGGCAAGACCCTCTGATGCAGTCAATTTTGATAGACACGGAGCACATGCTTGCTCATGGGAGAATGGACATGCCACTCAGCTTATGCTTTGCAGCCGCCAGAGGAGATGATTTATTATTGCAACATTTGTTGAGACGAGGCATGGATCCGAATGAATTAGACAACAACGGTCTCAGTGCTTTG CATATTGCCGCATCGAAAGGAAGTCTAGAATGTGTGCTTCTGCTTTTAGATTATGGAGCGGACCCTAACAGAAGAG ATTCCGAAGGAAATGTCCCATTATGGGATGCAATCTTGGGGAAGCACGAGTCTGTGATAAAACTTCTGGTAGACAATGGGGCAACATTAACTTCTGGCGACGTTGCTCATTTTGCATGCTACGCTGTCGAGCAAAACAACATACAGCTactaaatgaaataataaagtTTGGAGGAGATGTCACATTGCTTAATAGCTTGGGAACCACAGCTCTTCATACAGCTATATCTGAAGAAAACGTCGAAGTCGTGAAGTTTTTGATGGAAAAGGGAGTCGACATAGACAAACCAGACGTCCATGGATGGACTCCTCGAGCCTTAGCCGATTACCAAGGTCATGAAGAGATCAAAGCCTTTTTTCAAACCAAGAAAGAGCCTGAAAACCAAAACACACAACAGAAAAATGGGAGTTTCCCATCTCAGTCCAGGGACGTGCCTTACCTTAAAAAGCACTCAAGCGAACCTAGCATGCCTCCTTTGAATCCAGAAGAGATAACTTCATATTCCAGATACGTGAGATTTTCTAACAGCTTTGCGAGGCGCAGGGCAACCACTTTCCAGAATTCGCTTGCAGGGATCATCACAGCTGGCTCTAGACAAAATGAAG AAGCAAATTTGATGTTTCAACCTCGTGTCAATGTTGCTCCACCTCAGCACCAGGCAAGAGTCGTTGTTAGCTATCCACAAAGGGGTGATTCAGCTGGAATGCTGATACTTTTGCCTAAATCTATGGATGAGCTACTCGATTTTGGGTATCAGAAGTTCGGTATTCGTCCCAACAAAATCACGATGAAAGACGGAGCGTTGGTCGAGGACTTGGCTGTAATCCGAGATGGTGATCATCTGGTTTTGGCTAGCTCTAACATTGTTGTGAAGTTCTAA
- the LOC140979921 gene encoding BIIDXI-like protein At5g11420 — protein sequence MRLFFTVFLVLFCSFTCRIAYAFTDGPLQNGNFEQPPDPSDLKGTVVLKPHAIPKWHISGFVEYVKAGQKQGDMLLVVPEGYAAVRLGNEASIKQLINVTKGASYAITLSAARTCAQDERLNVSVAPDYEVIPIQTLYSSDGWDLYAFAFRAVCDVIEILLHNPGREEDPACGPLVDSIAIRLLKTPQATKDNLIRNGDFEEGAYMFPNISSGVLIPPISEDDHSALPAWKVDSLKAVKYIDSAHFSVPHGKRAIELVGGRESAIGQDIRTVVGQTYELTFAVGDASNSCEGSMIVEVFAGRETLKVPYESKGRGGYKRAVLRFVARATQTRVMFFSTYYHTRSTDYASLCGPVVDDVKLASVPNLRLF from the exons ATGAGGCTCTTTTTCACTGTCTTTTTGGTGTTGTTTTGTTCGTTCACTTGCAGAATTGCGTATGCCTTCACCGACG GACCACTACAAAATGGCAACTTTGAGCAGCCTCCCGACCCCTCAGACCTCAAAGGAACAGTGGTACTGAAACCCCATGCCATCCCGAAATGGCACATTTCGGGCTTCGTCGAGTACGTAAAAGCCGGACAAAAACAAGGCGACATGCTCCTAGTCGTTCCTGAGGGGTATGCAGCCGTACGTCTAGGCAACGAGGCGTCGATCAAACAACTCATAAATGTTACCAAAGGAGCATCTTATGCGATAACGCTTAGTGCTGCTCGGACTTGTGCTCAAGACGAGAGACTAAACGTTTCGGTGGCACCAGACTACGAAGTCATACCAATCCAAACTTTGTATAGTAGCGACGGTTGGGATTTGTACGCGTTTGCATTCCGCGCAGTGTGCGATGTGATTGAGATACTACTTCACAATCCCGGGAGAGAAGAGGATCCGGCTTGCGGGCCTTTGGTTGATTCGATTGCTATCCGGCTTTTGAAGACTCCTCAAGCTACCAAAG ACAATCTCATAAGAAACGGAGATTTTGAAGAAGGTGCGTACATGTTTCCCAACATAAGTAGTGGAGTCCTTATACCTCCAATCAGTGAAGATGATCACTCTGCTCTCCCAGCCTGGAAAGTCGATTCCCTGAAAGCCGTCAAATACATAGACTCGGCTCACTTCTCCGTCCCACACGGCAAACGAGCCATCGAGCTCGTCGGGGGAAGAGAAAGTGCCATAGGGCAAGACATCCGAACCGTCGTTGGCCAAACATACGAGCTCACCTTCGCGGTCGGGGACGCCAGCAATTCCTGCGAGGGATCCATGATAGTGGAGGTCTTTGCGGGTAGGGAGACATTAAAAGTCCCATACGAGTCCAAGGGAAGAGGCGGGTACAAGAGGGCGGTTCTAAGATTCGTGGCTAGAGCTACTCAGACTCGAGTCATGTTTTTCAGCACGTACTATCACACGAGGAGCACCGACTATGCTTCCCTTTGTGGCCCTGTTGTGGATGATGTGAAGTTGGCTAGCGTTCCCAATCTGAGGCTATTCTAG